A single Gadus macrocephalus chromosome 22, ASM3116895v1 DNA region contains:
- the naxe gene encoding NAD(P)H-hydrate epimerase, whose product MLSVRALVGIGLLVTSRAAATAQRAACPAAAAPNKEHRHCFSSGRASSMAQSIKYLGQEEAQNIDQQLFTEYGFSVDQLMELAGLSCATAIARAYPLGSLLQPRPSLLVICGPGNNGGDGLVCARHLKLFGYEPTILYPKRPNKPLFQGLTTQCEKMDIPFLSEMPEAKLVDQAYNLVVDAIFGFSFSGAVREPFGAILEVLKDSTVPVASIDVPSGWDVEQGAPDGLQPDMLISLTAPKKSAAHFRGRYHYLGGRFVPPALEKKHQLHLPPYPGTECVLQL is encoded by the exons ATGTTGAGCGTCCGCGCTCTGGTGGGGATCGGGCTCCTGGTGACGTCAagagccgccgccaccgcccagAGAGCCGCatgtcctgctgctgctgcacccaACAAGGAACACAGGCACTGTTTCAGCAGCGGACGAGCGTCCAGTATGGCGCAATCTATCAAGTACCTggg GCAGGAGGAAGCGCAGAACATCGACCAGCAGCTGTTCACTGAGTACGGTTTCAGCGTGGACCAGCTGATGGAGCTGGCTGGTCTGAGCTGTGCCACGGCCATCGCCAGG GCCTACCCCCTCGGCTCCCTGCTCCAGCCCAGACCCTCCCTGCTGGTGATCTGCGGTCCGGGGAACAACGGCGGCGACGGCCTGGTCTGCGCCCGTCACCTCAAGCTCTTT GGCTACGAGCCCACCATCCTGTACCCCAAGAGGCCCAACAAGCCCCTCTTCCAGGGCCTCACCACCCAGTGCGAGAAGATGGACATCCCCTTCCTGTCTGAGATGCCCGAG gCCAAGCTCGTCGACCAGGCCTACAACCTGGTGGTCGACGCCATCTTCGGCTTCAGCTTCTCGGGGGCGGTCCGGGAGCCCTTCGGAGCCATCCTGGAGGTCCTGAAAGACTCCACCGTGCCCGTGGCCAGCATCGACGTCCCCTCAG GCTGGGACGTGGAGCAGGGCGCGCCAGACGGCCTGCAGCCCGACATGCTCATCTCCCTGACCGCGCCAAAGAAGTCGGCCGCCCACTTCAGGGGTCGATACCACTACCTCGGGGGGCGTTTCGTCCCCCCGGCCCTGGAGAAGAAGCACCAGCTCCACCTGCCCCCGTACCCCGGCACAGAGTGCGTGCTGCAGCTGTAA